One Lentimicrobiaceae bacterium genomic window carries:
- a CDS encoding glycoside hydrolase family 92 protein, with the protein MLFSANVQAQQLTGFVNPFIGTSNFGATHPGAVVPQGMVSVSPFNVTGSENNTFDKDARWWSTPYTYENNFFTGYSHVNLSGVGCPDLGVILLMPTTGNIKANIKEYGSEMSQQKASPGYYSCVLNKYNILTEVSATKRSAISRFTYPAGKANILIDLGNGLTNESGAYIRVLNNHEVEGWRMTGNFCYQGNSERPVFFVARVNKPAIESGVWKKMPDLKAEKDWSAYNNSFKYYKNYTEPMAGDSIGAWFSFEVKNDEAILIQIGISYVSIENARLNLNTEQPDFDFNKVRNNAEIAWENTLSKITVEGGTRDEKTLFYTALYHMNLHPNILNDVNGEYPLMESSGIGTIRKGNRYTVFSLWDTYRNYHPFMSLVYPEIQTDLVNSMVSMYRESGWLPKWELNSRETFTMNGDPAFPVIADTYLRGLTDFDVDEAYNAMIKSATTPEKDNKIRNSNDFYLNHGYVPLLEQFDNSVSVALEYYMADWNLAQLAKALGKTDDYRRFNTQSRQYVNYFDHKQYKMIRPKLADGSFLEPFNPLQGKNFEPVPGFHEGTAWNYAFCVQHDIQGLIRLMGGNQKFSKTLQTVFTDSLFDMTNEPDIHYPYLFNYIKGEEWKAQREVSHLITTWFKNSPDGLPGNDDCGTMSTWLAFSMMGLYPVCPGDMNFAIVKPVFNKITIHPDEKYYRGKSFEIRLKQSEGSHKPIKKVIFNGKALHSFFIQHQAIVNGGILEIIND; encoded by the coding sequence ATGCTGTTTTCAGCAAATGTACAAGCCCAGCAACTTACCGGTTTTGTTAATCCATTTATCGGCACATCCAATTTTGGAGCTACTCATCCCGGAGCTGTGGTTCCTCAGGGAATGGTATCTGTATCACCTTTTAATGTTACCGGTTCTGAAAACAACACTTTCGACAAGGACGCCAGATGGTGGTCAACCCCTTATACATACGAAAACAACTTTTTTACAGGATACAGCCACGTAAACCTGAGCGGTGTCGGATGCCCTGACCTCGGTGTTATTCTGTTAATGCCCACTACAGGCAACATAAAGGCTAACATAAAAGAATACGGTTCGGAAATGAGCCAACAGAAAGCCTCTCCCGGTTACTACAGTTGCGTTCTCAATAAATACAATATTCTGACTGAAGTTTCAGCTACAAAACGTTCAGCTATCAGCCGTTTTACTTACCCTGCAGGTAAAGCAAACATCCTGATTGACCTGGGCAATGGCCTCACCAATGAATCAGGCGCATATATAAGAGTCCTGAATAACCACGAAGTTGAAGGATGGCGAATGACCGGAAACTTTTGCTATCAGGGAAATTCTGAACGTCCTGTATTTTTTGTTGCAAGAGTGAACAAACCTGCCATTGAATCGGGCGTATGGAAAAAAATGCCGGACTTGAAAGCTGAAAAAGACTGGTCGGCATACAACAACAGCTTTAAATACTACAAAAACTATACTGAACCAATGGCCGGTGACAGTATAGGCGCATGGTTCTCATTTGAAGTAAAAAATGATGAAGCCATTTTGATACAGATAGGGATTTCTTATGTAAGCATTGAAAATGCACGCCTGAACCTGAACACCGAACAACCTGATTTTGACTTCAATAAAGTTAGAAATAACGCTGAAATTGCATGGGAAAATACACTCTCAAAAATTACAGTGGAAGGAGGAACCCGGGACGAAAAAACACTCTTTTATACGGCACTCTACCACATGAATTTGCATCCAAACATTTTGAATGATGTTAATGGTGAATATCCCTTAATGGAATCTTCCGGCATTGGCACCATTCGTAAAGGAAACCGCTACACAGTATTTTCACTTTGGGATACGTATCGGAATTATCATCCTTTTATGAGCCTGGTTTACCCCGAAATACAAACAGACCTGGTAAATTCAATGGTTAGCATGTACCGGGAAAGTGGCTGGTTACCCAAATGGGAGCTAAACAGCCGGGAAACATTTACCATGAACGGCGACCCCGCATTTCCGGTGATTGCCGACACCTATTTACGTGGGCTAACTGATTTTGATGTTGACGAAGCTTATAATGCCATGATTAAATCAGCTACTACGCCTGAAAAAGATAACAAGATCAGAAATTCAAACGATTTTTACCTCAACCACGGGTATGTGCCTCTGCTTGAGCAATTTGACAATTCAGTATCTGTGGCCCTTGAATATTATATGGCTGACTGGAATCTAGCTCAATTGGCAAAAGCGTTGGGCAAAACAGATGATTACCGGCGTTTCAACACCCAATCGCGACAATATGTAAATTATTTTGACCATAAACAATACAAAATGATCCGGCCAAAGCTGGCAGATGGCTCATTCCTCGAGCCTTTTAACCCTTTACAAGGAAAAAACTTCGAACCAGTGCCCGGCTTTCATGAAGGGACTGCCTGGAATTACGCCTTCTGCGTACAGCATGATATTCAAGGCCTTATCAGGCTAATGGGTGGAAATCAGAAGTTCTCCAAAACCTTGCAAACCGTTTTTACCGATAGCTTGTTTGACATGACCAACGAGCCAGACATACATTATCCTTACCTTTTCAACTATATTAAAGGTGAAGAATGGAAAGCGCAGCGTGAAGTAAGTCATTTGATAACAACCTGGTTTAAAAACAGTCCCGATGGATTACCTGGTAACGATGACTGCGGAACCATGAGCACATGGCTGGCTTTCAGTATGATGGGACTTTATCCGGTATGCCCGGGCGATATGAACTTTGCCATTGTCAAACCGGTATTCAATAAAATTACAATTCATCCTGACGAAAAATACTATCGGGGAAAATCATTTGAAATCCGTTTAAAACAATCTGAAGGAAGTCATAAACCAATAAAAAAAGTAATTTTTAACGGGAAGGCACTCCATTCATTTTTTATTCAACATCAGGCCATCGTAAACGGCGGCATACTTGAGATTATCAATGATTGA
- a CDS encoding glucosamine-6-phosphate isomerase, translated as MNIFEASNVEHAFQNEHGNRFYSTKLPYLITDNFPKLGLLTSMRFLEWVSQNPEGVISLPTGKTPEYFIKYTHYLLENWHQPDTIHLLERYGLAGLRKPALNGLQFVQIDEFYPISPKQHNSFYHYVMNYYIKGFGLDPNRALLINSEEIELWQGKHFTEVFPNYQIDLSLRYREAKTPEEEIIKSSIFCIDNWCSEYEQKIRSKGGIGFFLGGIGPDGHIAFNTRGSDIFSTTRLTQTNFETQAVAAGDLGGIEISRNRLVITIGLGTITYNPDAVAIIFAAGEAKADIVKASLENEINAVYPATVLQKLDHARFYLTNGAASRLNDSIQNYYTNGTWTHIKTERAVIDLCQKLNKYGHHLTLQDLQDDPWCSLIPDLNEQTVHSVIESIKAKIDRGMQKDENQVIYHTGPHHDDIMLGIMPYTNRQLRNASNSIHFSIMTSGFTAVTNQFLIKAVEDTLELIEKEEIQMLYYSDFFRKGYSFKWDKDVYHFLDNVAQDNAYEKRRGLCHRLVRAAVVIWRSADRFELKKVLRDVIKNLNSSYDGSVNSPEIQKLKGMLREFEEELVWAYYGVQVRNVHHLRLGFYKGEIFTENPEKNRDMIPILEQLRQIKPHIISLALDPEGSGPDTHYKVLQAIAGAVNEWSRETDLSQLRILGYRNVWYKFHPAEADIIVPVSLNAMAVLDKSFSESYLSQVNASFPSFEYDGPFSDLTRKTWVKQLKTIQLLLGKNFFYENEKALLRATHGLLFIKEMDVNEFMQIAEDLKKLSEGATV; from the coding sequence ATGAATATTTTTGAAGCTTCAAATGTGGAGCATGCATTTCAGAACGAGCATGGAAACCGTTTTTATTCAACAAAATTACCATACCTGATAACCGACAACTTTCCGAAGCTGGGTTTGCTTACCTCTATGCGATTTCTTGAATGGGTTTCGCAAAATCCAGAAGGTGTGATAAGCCTGCCTACAGGAAAAACACCGGAGTATTTTATCAAATACACCCATTATTTACTTGAAAACTGGCATCAACCAGATACAATTCATTTGCTCGAAAGATATGGCCTGGCCGGTTTGCGTAAGCCCGCACTCAATGGCCTGCAGTTCGTTCAGATTGATGAATTTTACCCTATATCTCCCAAACAACATAATTCATTCTACCATTATGTAATGAATTATTACATCAAAGGCTTTGGATTAGACCCCAACAGAGCCTTATTGATCAATTCAGAAGAAATTGAATTATGGCAGGGCAAGCATTTTACTGAGGTTTTTCCAAACTACCAGATAGATCTTTCATTGAGGTATCGTGAAGCCAAAACGCCAGAAGAGGAAATCATAAAATCATCCATATTTTGTATAGATAACTGGTGCTCGGAATATGAACAAAAGATAAGATCAAAAGGCGGAATTGGTTTCTTTCTCGGTGGCATTGGCCCTGATGGTCATATAGCATTCAATACCCGTGGCTCCGATATTTTTTCTACTACTCGTTTAACCCAAACAAATTTTGAAACTCAGGCTGTTGCAGCAGGCGATTTAGGTGGGATTGAAATATCGCGCAACAGACTCGTAATCACCATAGGGCTTGGCACAATTACCTATAATCCTGATGCTGTTGCTATTATTTTTGCTGCCGGCGAGGCAAAGGCTGATATTGTTAAAGCTTCTCTTGAAAATGAAATAAACGCTGTATATCCGGCGACTGTATTGCAAAAGCTTGACCATGCCCGATTCTATTTAACCAACGGTGCAGCCAGCAGGCTGAATGATTCTATCCAAAATTATTATACCAACGGCACCTGGACACATATTAAAACTGAAAGAGCAGTTATTGACCTTTGTCAGAAACTGAACAAATACGGGCACCATCTTACATTGCAGGATTTACAGGACGACCCCTGGTGCTCGCTCATCCCCGATTTGAACGAACAAACGGTGCATTCGGTCATTGAATCAATAAAGGCCAAAATTGACAGAGGGATGCAAAAAGATGAAAATCAGGTGATTTATCATACAGGCCCCCATCATGATGATATCATGCTGGGTATTATGCCATATACAAACCGTCAACTACGTAACGCTTCAAACTCTATTCACTTCTCAATCATGACATCGGGTTTTACGGCTGTTACCAATCAATTTTTAATTAAAGCTGTTGAAGACACCCTCGAATTAATCGAAAAAGAAGAAATTCAAATGTTGTATTATTCCGATTTTTTCAGAAAAGGGTATTCTTTTAAATGGGATAAAGATGTCTACCATTTTCTTGACAATGTTGCACAGGACAATGCATATGAAAAACGCAGAGGCTTGTGTCACCGTTTAGTCAGGGCCGCTGTTGTCATCTGGAGGTCAGCTGATCGTTTTGAGTTAAAGAAGGTATTAAGAGATGTAATTAAAAATCTGAACAGCAGTTATGATGGCAGCGTTAACTCACCCGAAATACAGAAGCTGAAAGGGATGCTGCGCGAATTTGAAGAAGAGCTTGTGTGGGCATACTATGGTGTTCAGGTTAGAAATGTTCATCACCTCAGGCTGGGCTTTTACAAGGGCGAAATTTTTACTGAAAACCCTGAAAAGAACAGGGATATGATCCCGATTCTTGAGCAGCTCAGGCAAATTAAACCTCACATCATTAGTCTGGCACTTGATCCGGAAGGAAGTGGACCCGATACACATTACAAAGTACTTCAGGCTATAGCCGGAGCCGTGAATGAATGGAGCCGCGAAACAGATCTGAGCCAATTGCGCATTCTTGGGTACCGGAATGTTTGGTACAAATTCCATCCGGCCGAGGCTGATATCATTGTTCCTGTGTCACTTAATGCGATGGCTGTGCTTGATAAATCTTTTTCTGAAAGCTATTTAAGCCAGGTAAATGCCTCATTTCCAAGCTTTGAATACGACGGCCCTTTTAGTGATCTAACCAGAAAAACATGGGTTAAACAACTTAAGACAATCCAATTACTACTTGGAAAAAACTTCTTTTATGAAAACGAAAAAGCGTTGTTAAGGGCAACACATGGACTTCTCTTTATAAAGGAGATGGATGTAAATGAATTTATGCAAATAGCTGAAGACCTTAAAAAATTATCAGAAGGAGCCACTGTTTAA
- a CDS encoding family 10 glycosylhydrolase: MERRTFVSTLGKIGLGIAAAQFMGFPLSAANTIASEYKKWIWLVPETNTPLDTWRQRFEMMKSYGVHGIMAQVYSSHSTMYASNNLPVKADVLKTLIQAGKETGIEVHAWMWTMPNNHEETREKHPEWFAVNRLGQPSFSHPAYVDYYRFMCPNQQGVRDFLTQNVRELSAIEGLDGIHLDYIRFPDVILAEGLQPKYNIVQDKEYPQYDYCYCETCRKKFSEKTGIDPLKDMADPTSDKQWRQFRYDSITELVNELLVPEIKNGGKIASAAVFPNWESVRQQWSRWNLDAFFPMLYQNFYNMDIQWIGAQITKEIDAMNKHIPLYAGLYLPGLTPEQMSNAIEIARKSGASGYSLFSYNDITTAYWEKIGKKSD, translated from the coding sequence ATGGAAAGAAGGACATTTGTATCCACACTTGGCAAAATTGGTTTGGGAATAGCAGCGGCCCAATTCATGGGTTTTCCTTTATCTGCAGCAAACACCATCGCTTCGGAATACAAAAAATGGATTTGGCTCGTCCCTGAAACCAATACACCGCTTGACACCTGGAGGCAAAGGTTTGAAATGATGAAATCCTATGGAGTGCATGGTATAATGGCCCAGGTCTACAGCAGTCATTCAACCATGTATGCATCAAACAACTTACCTGTTAAGGCCGATGTTTTAAAAACACTGATCCAGGCTGGAAAAGAAACAGGGATAGAAGTACATGCCTGGATGTGGACAATGCCCAACAATCATGAAGAAACCAGAGAGAAGCATCCTGAATGGTTTGCCGTTAACAGATTAGGGCAACCCTCTTTCAGTCATCCGGCATATGTTGATTATTATCGTTTTATGTGCCCCAATCAGCAAGGAGTTAGGGATTTTTTAACACAAAACGTCAGGGAACTCAGTGCAATAGAAGGCCTTGACGGGATACATCTGGATTACATCAGGTTTCCGGATGTAATTCTTGCAGAAGGCCTGCAGCCAAAATATAACATTGTTCAGGATAAAGAATATCCACAATACGACTATTGTTATTGCGAAACCTGTCGTAAGAAATTCAGTGAAAAAACCGGTATTGACCCACTGAAAGATATGGCAGATCCGACATCAGACAAGCAATGGCGCCAATTCAGATATGATTCTATCACAGAACTGGTGAATGAGCTGCTTGTTCCTGAAATTAAGAACGGAGGAAAAATAGCCTCTGCAGCCGTATTTCCCAACTGGGAGAGTGTAAGACAACAATGGAGCCGCTGGAATCTTGATGCATTCTTTCCTATGCTTTATCAAAATTTTTACAACATGGATATTCAATGGATTGGGGCTCAGATTACAAAAGAGATAGATGCTATGAATAAACATATTCCTTTGTATGCCGGATTATACTTACCCGGATTAACTCCCGAGCAAATGTCCAATGCTATTGAAATTGCCCGCAAATCAGGAGCCTCAGGATATTCACTGTTTTCATACAATGATATTACAACTGCTTACTGGGAGAAAATTGGGAAAAAGTCAGACTAA
- a CDS encoding carbohydrate-binding family 9-like protein, whose product MRHPSLVFLLLFALSVFKSQSQEILLSHPPQHYICYYTTESIVTDGLLDEKSWENVPWSAPFVDIEGDEKPLPYYQTNVKMVWDQHYLYIGARLEEPNIWATLTERESVIYYDNDFEVFIDPDGDTHNYYELEMNAFGTVWDLMLTKPYSVMGVPINSWDIAGLKSGIHLNGTINNPADTDTCWTLEMAIPWEVLRECNQSKSKPGPQDKWRINFSRVQWKLDKADGKYKKANDPANDKPYPEHNWVWSPQWAINMHKPEYWGYLQFSEIEAGKGVEQFVPDNDFKTQVILRELFNAQQQFFKKNKSYSNSIENLEVNLGLIHGFDIKTEAINNRFKISAKEANAQHWWSITEDSRIWCEDK is encoded by the coding sequence GTGAGACATCCATCCTTAGTCTTTCTTTTACTTTTTGCTCTGTCAGTGTTTAAAAGCCAAAGCCAGGAAATACTGCTCAGCCATCCACCTCAACATTATATCTGCTACTACACAACAGAATCAATCGTTACCGATGGCTTATTAGATGAAAAATCGTGGGAAAATGTTCCATGGTCAGCTCCTTTTGTGGATATTGAAGGTGATGAAAAGCCCCTGCCCTACTATCAAACGAATGTAAAAATGGTTTGGGATCAGCATTATTTATACATAGGTGCCCGCCTGGAAGAGCCCAACATATGGGCTACTTTAACTGAACGCGAGTCGGTCATTTACTATGACAATGATTTTGAAGTGTTCATCGATCCTGACGGAGACACCCACAATTACTATGAACTTGAGATGAATGCCTTCGGAACTGTTTGGGATCTGATGCTTACAAAACCTTATTCTGTAATGGGTGTTCCCATCAATTCATGGGACATTGCAGGTTTAAAAAGCGGAATTCACCTGAATGGAACAATCAACAATCCGGCCGATACTGATACCTGCTGGACACTGGAAATGGCAATTCCATGGGAAGTTTTGCGCGAATGCAACCAAAGCAAAAGCAAACCCGGGCCACAAGACAAATGGAGAATTAATTTTTCAAGAGTTCAGTGGAAGCTTGATAAGGCAGACGGGAAATATAAAAAAGCAAACGACCCGGCAAATGATAAACCTTATCCTGAACATAACTGGGTTTGGTCGCCACAATGGGCAATCAATATGCATAAACCGGAATACTGGGGCTACCTTCAGTTTTCTGAAATTGAAGCCGGTAAAGGGGTTGAGCAGTTTGTTCCTGATAATGATTTCAAAACACAGGTAATTCTTCGTGAACTTTTTAATGCTCAGCAACAATTTTTTAAAAAAAATAAAAGTTATAGTAACTCCATTGAAAACCTTGAAGTTAATCTCGGGCTGATTCATGGATTTGATATAAAAACAGAAGCTATCAACAACAGATTTAAGATTTCAGCAAAGGAAGCAAATGCCCAACACTGGTGGAGTATAACTGAGGACAGCAGGATATGGTGCGAAGACAAGTAA
- a CDS encoding T9SS type A sorting domain-containing protein — MKKSLILALAFLGISSLTRAQNTILEARGMAVGTVVTVKGIVTNGAELGVIRYFQDNTAGIAAYGSAVSVANRGDSVTITGTLKNYNQLLELDPVTNVTVRSTGNPLPAPIILTPGQIGETYEGMLVGVNGIIFSDGGGLFTGNKKYEFTANGETGYIYVKTSQTDIVGQPIPSGSVNLVAECSQFDYNSPTEGYQLLPRTIDDIQVSSSIFLTSVLENTNFTQTQLDFSWTTNIAGSTEMYYGLSAETVTTNMVTGAGGSTDHELSVTGVLPGQVIWVQAFSVSGNDTAFSGVTPFATISSSTGDMKVYFNTPNDYAYSHGIDAITLPSAIDDTLISYINRAKYSIDLTMYNFNNQGISNVSNALKAAANRGLTVRVIGCGTTANLGIDELAGSNVHVLVGPSSSERTGIMHNKFILFDTESADPNEPLVWTGSTNLTDGQINLDANNVIIIQDQSLARAYKIEFEEMWGSNSSTPNMENARFGFTKKNNTPHEFVINGKRVECYFSPTDGVNAKIVEKINTSDHDLSIATMLITRNEMANAIAERKSAGSAVNVLTNSEGNNGATVNTILSEALGTHYTFDDVSNGIMHHKYMIVDQDAPNSDPFVFTGSHNWSAAADNDNDENTLIVHDATIANLYYQNFVHRFVENNGVLFELSGPPTAVNDSAVTNADVDVSVDVRSNDIYEAPVTVSIETQATQGNAYIPFSNPNVINYLPNTGFTGIDSITYKIAYQASPELYSIAKIYITVKSSDGIFENTANRRLYVYPNPVQNGNVNVSCFTTVPEQGTMQLLDITGKLISSQEVSLVNGENVMNYNFAKTYKGVYFLRLKTANAIWSQKVLFE, encoded by the coding sequence ATGAAAAAAAGTCTTATTCTTGCGCTCGCTTTTCTGGGAATATCATCCCTCACCCGCGCGCAAAACACAATTCTGGAAGCCAGAGGAATGGCCGTAGGAACTGTTGTTACAGTGAAAGGAATTGTTACCAATGGAGCTGAACTGGGCGTTATCAGGTATTTTCAGGACAACACTGCCGGCATTGCAGCTTACGGCTCAGCAGTAAGCGTTGCCAACAGAGGAGATTCTGTTACCATTACCGGTACACTTAAAAATTACAACCAATTACTCGAGCTTGACCCGGTAACTAATGTAACGGTGCGTTCAACCGGCAATCCATTACCAGCACCTATCATCCTGACTCCAGGCCAAATAGGCGAAACATATGAAGGAATGCTGGTTGGCGTAAATGGTATCATTTTCTCTGATGGCGGCGGATTATTTACCGGCAACAAAAAATATGAATTCACTGCCAATGGCGAAACTGGTTACATTTATGTAAAAACCAGCCAAACTGACATTGTTGGCCAGCCAATCCCAAGCGGGTCAGTAAACCTTGTTGCTGAATGTTCGCAGTTTGACTATAACAGTCCTACTGAAGGTTATCAGTTGCTTCCACGTACCATTGATGATATTCAGGTAAGCAGTTCTATTTTTCTGACAAGCGTTCTTGAAAACACAAATTTTACACAAACACAGCTTGATTTCAGCTGGACAACCAATATTGCCGGAAGTACTGAAATGTATTATGGCCTTTCAGCCGAAACAGTTACTACAAATATGGTAACCGGTGCAGGTGGATCAACTGATCATGAATTGTCTGTGACCGGAGTTTTGCCTGGTCAGGTTATATGGGTACAGGCTTTTTCAGTTAGCGGAAATGATACAGCCTTCTCAGGCGTTACGCCATTTGCTACCATTTCCAGCTCAACAGGTGATATGAAAGTTTATTTCAACACGCCCAACGATTACGCCTATTCACATGGCATTGATGCTATTACACTTCCTTCTGCCATTGACGATACACTCATCAGTTATATTAACCGGGCCAAGTACTCCATTGACCTTACCATGTATAACTTCAACAACCAGGGCATCAGCAACGTAAGCAATGCGCTGAAAGCTGCAGCCAACAGAGGTTTAACGGTGCGTGTAATCGGTTGTGGAACAACAGCCAACCTGGGTATCGACGAACTCGCAGGCTCCAATGTTCATGTGCTCGTTGGCCCTTCAAGCTCAGAAAGAACCGGTATCATGCATAACAAATTTATCCTTTTTGATACCGAATCAGCCGATCCGAATGAACCACTTGTATGGACAGGCTCAACTAACTTAACAGATGGCCAGATAAATCTGGACGCCAATAATGTTATTATCATTCAGGATCAGAGTCTTGCACGTGCTTATAAAATTGAATTTGAAGAAATGTGGGGCTCTAACAGCAGCACCCCAAATATGGAAAATGCACGTTTTGGATTCACCAAAAAGAACAATACACCTCATGAATTTGTCATCAATGGCAAAAGGGTTGAGTGTTATTTCAGCCCAACCGACGGCGTGAATGCCAAAATTGTTGAAAAAATCAATACGTCTGATCATGACCTGAGTATTGCCACCATGCTGATTACCCGCAATGAAATGGCCAATGCCATTGCTGAAAGAAAATCAGCCGGGTCGGCAGTTAATGTGCTTACCAATTCTGAAGGTAACAACGGTGCAACCGTAAATACAATTCTTTCTGAGGCGCTTGGTACTCATTATACTTTTGATGATGTATCAAACGGCATCATGCATCACAAATATATGATTGTAGATCAGGATGCTCCGAATTCTGACCCGTTTGTATTTACCGGTTCACACAACTGGAGCGCCGCTGCCGACAATGACAATGATGAAAACACACTGATTGTGCACGATGCAACCATCGCCAACCTGTATTATCAGAATTTTGTCCATCGTTTTGTTGAAAATAACGGTGTGCTTTTTGAACTGTCAGGACCTCCTACAGCTGTAAACGATTCAGCGGTCACAAATGCTGATGTAGACGTATCAGTTGATGTTCGTTCAAATGATATTTATGAAGCACCAGTTACTGTAAGCATTGAAACACAGGCAACCCAGGGAAATGCTTATATTCCTTTCAGCAACCCGAATGTTATCAATTATCTGCCTAATACCGGCTTTACTGGAATTGATTCCATTACTTACAAAATTGCTTATCAGGCTTCACCTGAATTATATTCAATTGCTAAAATTTACATAACTGTAAAAAGCAGCGATGGTATTTTTGAAAATACAGCTAACCGCAGGCTTTATGTATATCCAAACCCTGTACAAAACGGAAATGTAAATGTATCATGTTTCACTACTGTTCCTGAACAAGGAACCATGCAGCTACTTGATATTACAGGCAAACTGATTTCGTCGCAGGAAGTAAGTCTTGTGAATGGTGAAAATGTAATGAATTACAATTTCGCCAAAACATATAAAGGCGTTTATTTCTTAAGACTAAAAACTGCCAATGCTATCTGGTCACAGAAAGTATTGTTCGAATAA